A single Lactuca sativa cultivar Salinas chromosome 8, Lsat_Salinas_v11, whole genome shotgun sequence DNA region contains:
- the LOC128127832 gene encoding uncharacterized protein LOC128127832, whose product MKREWKLYEWLMRLETGLGGTRSLIEASPDWWEEKIKIEHFLFTLSVVTQENKDYAKFRDTNLSIFDEKYVILFRDFVAIGDQTMTPLQFQNNSNPNEENMEGKGDSDEINLDDDESFFPSFLESSSTKREKKMSFPTTVQLRVKVQFMRKK is encoded by the exons ATGAAAAGAGAATGGAAGCTATATGAATGGTTAATGAGGCTTGAAACCGGACTTGGTGGGACGAGAAGCCTAATAGAGGCATCAcctgattggtgggaggagaaaATAAAG ATTGAGCATTTTTTATTTACATTATCTGTTGTCACACAGGAGAATAAAGATTATGCCAAATTTAGGGACACAAATTTGAGCATATTTGATGAGAAATATGTTATTTTGTTTCGGGATTTTGTTGCCATTGGAGATCAAACTATGACGCCATTACAATTTCAAAACAATAGCAATCCGAACGAAGAAAATATGGAGGGCAAAGGAGATAGTGATGAAATTAATTTAGATGATGATGAGTCTTTTTTTCCTAGTTTCCTTGAAAGTAGTTCAACTAAAAGGGAGAAGAAAATGTCCTTTCCAACAACCGTTCAACTAAGAGTAAAAGTTCAGTTTATGAGAAAAAAGTAG
- the LOC111889228 gene encoding uncharacterized protein LOC111889228: MARKKPSSSSSPIMIGNCQVVVEAKNFKAESNQNNLQISLSRNSKIVISVVEDAHEKEHNDIRLSSLGENGDYNFVLVNPKDSDVQSKSLLQEILSLYTKELPSMNYAANTGKKSMFLDRCVSNGKYCTLVLKSNSMEGSGEVVAAITFQIIPADTQYAEVPLAAVSSIYQHKGIGHLIYLEMRKRLQSVGVHSIFCWADEESEGFWLKQGFKSVGEVDAKGKARKLAIKADIRKALCFPGGSTLMIAHLHNESSAVSLQVSSLLKSYEKSTSVSIGQSQHPGPGVENLITGCQDLVCMDSLECMNTENNVEGIKISSDFDDARLCSCSSSGAKKRTWESSHTSLKSKKVKGGHMIVCQSESGCVSRNNNSYKIMLMNIADDAKKSNLTKIIEDLGGSVTSDGRVSTHVITGKIRKTLNFCTALCSGAWVISPAWLKESFRQGRFVDERDYIVKDVEYELKYRTELKNTVVKARANPGGLLKGFEVCLAAHVQPPVSTMSAIVRSAGGNVIGSVEKAKDSGKTIFVASEEGMEEALSAVKKGIATFSNEWFMNCVMKQELDLEAPKFAESL, encoded by the exons ATGGCTCGAAAGAAGCCCTCATCGTCTTCTTCACCAATCATGATAG GGAACTGTCAGGTGGTTGTTGAAGCAAAGAACTTCAAAGCTGAGTCCAACCAAAACAACCTTCAAATATCCCTTTCCAGAAACTCCAAAATCGTGATCTCTG TTGTGGAGGATGCACATGAAAAAGAACATAATGATATCCGATTGTCTAGTTTGGGAGAAAATG GAGATTATAACTTCGTGCTTGTTAACCCTAAGGATTCTGATGTTCAATCAAAGTCTCTACTCCAA GAAATATTAAGCTTATACACGAAAGAACTACCATCAATGAATTATGCTGCAAATACTGGAAAGAAATCTATGTTCCTTGACAGATGTGTATCCAATGG CAAGTATTGTACGCTGGTTTTGAAATCTAATTCTATGGAAGGTTCTGGAGAG GTTGTTGCTGCAATTACTTTTCAAATAATCCCTGCTGATACCCAATATGCTGAGGTTCCACTTGCTGCTGTCAGTTCAATTTACCAACATAAG GGCATTGGGCACCTCATATATCTGGAAATGAGGAAAAGACTACAGAGTGTTGGTGTTCATTCTATATTTTGTTGGGCAGATGAGGAATCTGAAGGATTTTGGCTCAAACAG GGATTTAAATCAGTTGGTGAAGTAGATGCCAAGGGTAAAGCTAGAAAGTTGGCAATTAAAGCAGATATCAGGAAAGCTTTATGCTTTCCTGGTGGTTCAACCCTCATGATTGCTCATCTTCACAATGAATCTTCTGCAGTCTCTTTACAAGTTTCTTCTCTTTTAAAGTCTTATGAAAAGTCAACAAGTGTttccattggtcaaagtcaacatcctggacCTGGAGTTGAAAATCTGATAACAGGTTGCCAAGATCTTGTCTGTATGGATAGTCTGGAATGCATGAATACAGAAAACAATGTGGAAGGTATAAAAATTAGTAGTGATTTTGATGATGCTAGACTTTGTTCATGTTCTTCATCTGGTGCAAAGAAGAGGACTTGGGAATCCTCTCATACCTCACTgaagtcaaaaaaagtcaaagGAGGTCATATGATTGTGTGTCAATCAGAAAGCGGTtgtgtttcaagaaataataattcCTATAAAATCATGCTGATGAACATTGCGGACGATGCTAAAAAATCAAATCTTACAAAG ATAATTGAGGATCTCGGTGGCTCTGTTACATCTGATGGAAGAGTAAGCACACATGTAATCACTGGAAAAATCAGAAAAACTTTAAATTTTTGTACAGCTCTTTGCTCAGG AGCTTGGGTGATATCACCTGCATGGCTAAAAGAAAGCTTCAGACAAGGCAGATTCGTAG ATGAAAGGGATTACATTGTGAAAGATGTTGAATATGAGTTGAAGTATCGAACAGAGTTAAAGAATACAGTAGTTAAAGCAAGAGCAAATCCTGGAGGCTTACTTAAAGGATTTGAAGTATGTCTTGCAGCTCATGTGCAGCCTCCTGTGAGTACTATGTCGGCTATTGTGAGGTCTGCAGGTGGAAAT gtGATTGGGAGTGTTGAAAAAGCAAAGGATTCAGGGAAAACGATATTTGTTGCAAGTGAAGAGGGGATGGAAGAAGCATTGTCAGCTGTGAAGAAAGGGATTGCTACTTTTAGTAATGAGTGGTTTATGAATTGTGTCATGAAACAGGAGCTAGACTTAGAGGCTCCTAAATTTGCTGAATCTCTTTAA
- the LOC111889253 gene encoding uncharacterized protein LOC111889253 — MVFNFIRRSFLLHARPHINHELCCYGSLSSSSSKSSPFTTKTSASLNQHSFTVTYLINSCGISPDSAILVSKHLDLSKSLNTADSVLAFLNNYGFTKSQVSKVIYTRPKLLLSDPETTLLPSFQTLNSLGLSNTDIAAVVAARPKGILAKKLQDTAIPCFNYLKSVLGSDDKVISCIKRFPLALTYDLKVYAAENIQLLLDTGVPKLRIASMLAQQPRTFFTSADRFKKVVGDVKEMGFDPSKSRFLWAIHAIRAMSKSTWDKKMELYKKWGWSEDEIFVAFEKYPGCMMASPDKISRILDFLVNTMGWERSYIVQWPIVICFSSEKRIIPRCLVYQYLAEKGLIEEKDGFCFNKWLMYSESKFLKWLVKKYEEEAPELLKLYQKHLDEAN; from the coding sequence ATGGTGTTTAATTTCATACGTAGAAGTTTTTTACTCCATGCGAGGCCTCATATCAACCACGAACTGTGCTGCTATGGCTCCTTATCCTCTTCCTCGTCCAAGTCGTCCCCATTTACAACCAAAACATCAGCTTCCTTGAATCAACACTCATTTACAGTAACTTACCTCATCAATTCATGTGGGATTTCTCCCGATTCTGCAATTCTAGTCTCCAAACATCTAGATCTATCAAAATCCCTAAACACGGCAGACTCTGTTCTGGCCTTTCTCAACAACTATGGGTTCACCAAATCACAAGTTTCAAAGGTGATTTATACGCGCCCCAAACTCCTATTATCCGATCCTGAAACGACCCTTTTACCTAGTTTCCAGACTTTGAATTCATTAGGTCTTTCAAATACCGATATTGCTGCAGTTGTAGCCGCTAGACCGAAAGGTATTTTGGCTAAAAAGCTGCAAGATACAGCCATTCCATGTTTTAACTACTTAAAAAGCGTTTTGGGGTCCGATGATAAAGTTATCAGTTGCATTAAGCGCTTCCCCCTTGCTTTAACTTACGATTTAAAAGTCTATGCTGCTGAAAACATTCAACTTCTACTTGATACAGGGGTTCCTAAACTTAGAATAGCATCAATGTTAGCGCAACAACCTAGAACTTTCTTTACATCTGCTGATAGATTTAAAAAGGTTGTTGGGGATGTGAAGGAAATGGGGTTTGACCCTTCAAAATCAAGATTTCTTTGGGCTATTCATGCTATTAGGGCAATGAGCAAATCGACATGGGATAAGAAGATGGAGCTTTATAAGAAATGGGGTTGGTCTGAAGATGAGATTTTTGTGGCTTTTGAGAAATATCCAGGGTGTATGATGGCTTCACCTGATAAAATTTCAAGAATCTTGGATTTTCTTGTTAACACGATGGGGTGGGAAAGAAGCTACATTGTTCAATGGCCGATAGTTATCTGTTTTAGCTCAGAGAAGAGGATTATTCCTAGGTGTTTGGTTTATCAGTATTTAGCAGAGAAAGGATTGATTGAGGAGAAAGATGGTTTTTGCTTCAACAAGTGGTTGATGTATTCAGAAAGCAAGTTTCTTAAATGGCTTGTGAAGAAGTATGAAGAGGAAGCCCCAGAACTGTTGAAATTGTATCAGAAGCATTTGGATGAGGCAAATTGA
- the LOC111889233 gene encoding uncharacterized mitochondrial protein AtMg00810-like — protein sequence MFIFKKGLIHLVALIYVDDILLMGNDDKRLNEVKAYLQTQFSIKDLGLLKYFLGIEVARSAEGFVISQRKYTLDILKDSRIEGSHPSSFPMEQNLKLHKDDDSSEVDASRYRRLVGRLLYLTVTRPGITFSVNQLSQFLAKPRKTHMDVAYRVLGYLKTTPGQGLFLPSSGNLELMAYCDASWLSCPSTRKSCTGYFISLGGSPISWRTKKQSVVARSSAEAEYRSMASTVCEVVWLRWLLQDFDATQKGPTPLMCDNDAARHIVVNPVYHERTKHVEMDLSNIYLRNTIVKAIENPGGLLKGFEVCLATHVQPPVSTMSAIVRSTGGNVIRSFEKAKDLGKTISVASEEGMEEALSAVKKGIATFSNDWFMNCVMK from the exons ATGTTCATCTTCAAGAAAGGCTTAATACATCTTGTTGCACTTATTTACGTTGATGACATTCTTTTGATGGGGAATGATGATAAAAGACTCAATGAGGTGAAAGCATACTTACAAACACAATTTAGCATTAAAGATTTAGGACTGTTAAAATATTTTCTTGGCATTGAGGTGGCCAGATCGGCTGAAGGTTTTGTTATTAGTCAACGCAAGTACACTTTGGATATTTTGAAGGACTCTAGAATTGAAGGGAGTCACCCTAGTTCTTTTCCTATGGAACAAAATTTGAAACTTCATAAAGACGATGACAGCTCGGAGGTTGATGCTTCCAGGTATAGACGGTTAGTAGGAAGATTGCTTTACCTCACAGTTACACGTCCTGGGATAACTTTTTCTGTAAACCAATTAAGTCAGTTTCTTGCTAAACCTCGAAAAACACACATGGATGTTGCATATCGGGTACTTGGTTATCTTAAAACCACACCAGGCCAAGGTCTATTTTTGCCTTCATCAGGGAATCTTGAATTGATGGCATATTGTGATGCTAGTTGGCTAAGCTGTCCATCCACCAGAAAATCTTGCACAGGTTATTTCATTAGCTTGGGAGGTTCTCCTATCTCTTGGCGCACAAAGAAACAAAGTGTTGTTGCTAGGTCttcagctgaagcagaatatagGTCCATGGCTAGTACTGTTTGTGAAGTTGTTTGGTTAAGGTGGCTCTTGCAAGATTTCGATGCTACTCAAAAGGGTCCTACTCCTTTGATGTGTGACAATGATGCAGCCCGACACATCGTAGTTAATCCAGTTTATCATGAACGGACCAAGCATGTTGAGATGGATT TATCGAACATATACTTAAGGAATACAATAGTTAAAGCAATAGAAAATCCTGGAGGCTTGCTTAAAGGATTTGAAGTATGCCTTGCAACTCATGTGCAGCCTCCTGTGAGTACTATGTCAGCTATTGTGAGGTCTACAGGTGGAAAT gTGATTAGGAGTTTTGAAAAAGCAAAGGATTTAGGGAAAACGATATCTGTTGCAAGTGAAGAGGGGATGGAAGAAGCATTGTCAGCTGTGAAGAAAGGGATTGCTACTTTTAGTAACGACTGGTTTATGAATTGTGTCATGAAATAG
- the LOC111889247 gene encoding peptide chain release factor PrfB3, chloroplastic isoform X2 has protein sequence MAAGTAAASHFHRYCGWSRRRYTTGINIRRCLLTPATASLSSSSSQPMDIHTSKSYKQLGMFSLRKKIEDSVNRAELLGLTALEFEEARQIKQEEMIREYDLWDDLAKTSDILIKLADSAKVVDALKDLTYKVEEAKLITELAEMDIINYALLKQAYTTSVDVSKFLDKYEMSKLLKGQYEFEGACIIIEAGSEGIRSEIWAEQLVGMYMKWAKKQGLKGRIIEKKCMSKGGGIKSAIIEFEYKYAYGYFLGEKGTHRMITSHPESLSEVSSAAIDVVPLFLEETPELIVDEKDLKISYLSLCEDDDEGRKRRMVQIQHSPTGLTVHSSGERNDFSNKMKALNRLKAKLLVILKDEEVKSINEIKKDGVMDMWDQETRRYVFRPYKLVQDVKTGIQLADPNFVLNGNLDAFISAHINNRFVCHMG, from the exons ATGGCGGCTGGAACTGCGGCTGCTTCACATTTCCACCGTTATTGCGGTTGGAGTCGAAGGAGATACACCACCGGAATAAACATTCGACGATGTCTGCTAACTCCAGCTACTGCTTccttgtcttcttcttcttctcaacccatGGATATTCACACCAGCAAATCCTACAAACAGCTCG GTATGTTCTCATTGAGAAAGAAGATAGAAGATTCAGTTAATCGTGCTGAATTATTAGGTCTAACTGCATTGGAATTTGAAGAAGCACgacaaatcaaacaagaagaaATGATTCGCGAGTATGATTTATGGGATGACTTAGCCAAAACCAGTGATATCCTTATTAAGTTAGCTGATAGTGCTAAAGTGGTTGATGCTCTCAAAGACCTCACATACAAG GTTGAAGAAGCAAAGCTAATAACAGAGTTGGCTGAGATGGACATTATAAATTATGCACTTCTTAAACAAGCGTATACAACATCTGTAGATGTGAGCAAGTTCTTGGATAAATATGAAATGTCCAAACTTCTTAAAGGGCAATATGAATTTGAGGGAGCTTGTATTATAATAGAAGCAGGATCTGAAGGCATCCGATCTGAG ATATGGGCAGAACAACTTGTTGGAATGTATATGAAATGGGCTAAAAAGCAAGGTTTAAAGGGAAGGATAATTGAGAAGAAATGCATGTCAAAAGGAGGGGGTATCAAGTCTGCAATTATCGAGTTTGAATACAAGTATGCTTATGGTTACTTTTTGGGGGAAAAGGGTACTCATCGAATGATAACCTCTCACCCTGAATCCTTATCTGAG GTTAGCTCGGCTGCCATTGATGTGGTACCTCTGTTTCTTGAAGAAACTCCTGAATTGATTGTTGATGAGAAAGATTTGAAGATCAGTTATTTATCATTatgtgaagatgatgatgaaggtCGAAAAAGGCGTATGGTTCAAATTCAACATTCTCCAACTGGCTTGACTGTCCATTCATCAG GGGAAAGGAACGATTTTTCCAACAAGATGAAGGCTCTTAATAGGTTAAAGGCGAAACTCCTAGTAATATTGAAAGACGAAGAAGTAAAAAGTATAAATGAAATCAAGAAAGATGGTGTTATGGACATGTGGGATCAAGAAACACGAAGGTATGTGTTTAGGCCATACAAGCTTGTTCAAGATGTAAAAACGGGTATTCAATTGGCGGATCCCAATTTTGTTTTAAATGGTAATCTGGATGCTTTTATTAGTGCTCATATAAACAATAGATTTGTATGCCATATGGGATGA
- the LOC111889247 gene encoding peptide chain release factor PrfB3, chloroplastic isoform X1 → MAAGTAAASHFHRYCGWSRRRYTTGINIRRCLLTPATASLSSSSSQPMDIHTSKSYKQLGMFSLRKKIEDSVNRAELLGLTALEFEEARQIKQEEMIREYDLWDDLAKTSDILIKLADSAKVVDALKDLTYKVEEAKLITELAEMDIINYALLKQAYTTSVDVSKFLDKYEMSKLLKGQYEFEGACIIIEAGSEGIRSEIWAEQLVGMYMKWAKKQGLKGRIIEKKCMSKGGGIKSAIIEFEYKYAYGYFLGEKGTHRMITSHPESLSEVVSSAAIDVVPLFLEETPELIVDEKDLKISYLSLCEDDDEGRKRRMVQIQHSPTGLTVHSSGERNDFSNKMKALNRLKAKLLVILKDEEVKSINEIKKDGVMDMWDQETRRYVFRPYKLVQDVKTGIQLADPNFVLNGNLDAFISAHINNRFVCHMG, encoded by the exons ATGGCGGCTGGAACTGCGGCTGCTTCACATTTCCACCGTTATTGCGGTTGGAGTCGAAGGAGATACACCACCGGAATAAACATTCGACGATGTCTGCTAACTCCAGCTACTGCTTccttgtcttcttcttcttctcaacccatGGATATTCACACCAGCAAATCCTACAAACAGCTCG GTATGTTCTCATTGAGAAAGAAGATAGAAGATTCAGTTAATCGTGCTGAATTATTAGGTCTAACTGCATTGGAATTTGAAGAAGCACgacaaatcaaacaagaagaaATGATTCGCGAGTATGATTTATGGGATGACTTAGCCAAAACCAGTGATATCCTTATTAAGTTAGCTGATAGTGCTAAAGTGGTTGATGCTCTCAAAGACCTCACATACAAG GTTGAAGAAGCAAAGCTAATAACAGAGTTGGCTGAGATGGACATTATAAATTATGCACTTCTTAAACAAGCGTATACAACATCTGTAGATGTGAGCAAGTTCTTGGATAAATATGAAATGTCCAAACTTCTTAAAGGGCAATATGAATTTGAGGGAGCTTGTATTATAATAGAAGCAGGATCTGAAGGCATCCGATCTGAG ATATGGGCAGAACAACTTGTTGGAATGTATATGAAATGGGCTAAAAAGCAAGGTTTAAAGGGAAGGATAATTGAGAAGAAATGCATGTCAAAAGGAGGGGGTATCAAGTCTGCAATTATCGAGTTTGAATACAAGTATGCTTATGGTTACTTTTTGGGGGAAAAGGGTACTCATCGAATGATAACCTCTCACCCTGAATCCTTATCTGAGgtg GTTAGCTCGGCTGCCATTGATGTGGTACCTCTGTTTCTTGAAGAAACTCCTGAATTGATTGTTGATGAGAAAGATTTGAAGATCAGTTATTTATCATTatgtgaagatgatgatgaaggtCGAAAAAGGCGTATGGTTCAAATTCAACATTCTCCAACTGGCTTGACTGTCCATTCATCAG GGGAAAGGAACGATTTTTCCAACAAGATGAAGGCTCTTAATAGGTTAAAGGCGAAACTCCTAGTAATATTGAAAGACGAAGAAGTAAAAAGTATAAATGAAATCAAGAAAGATGGTGTTATGGACATGTGGGATCAAGAAACACGAAGGTATGTGTTTAGGCCATACAAGCTTGTTCAAGATGTAAAAACGGGTATTCAATTGGCGGATCCCAATTTTGTTTTAAATGGTAATCTGGATGCTTTTATTAGTGCTCATATAAACAATAGATTTGTATGCCATATGGGATGA
- the LOC111889257 gene encoding probable 3-beta-hydroxysteroid-Delta(8),Delta(7)-isomerase, whose product MAGVDASEPIHPFIPADLILQDYVPIILSQSTILSVYGCASLLVVSFVWILAGRFPRITKLDKVLMCWWVFTGLTHMILEGYFVFTPEFFKQTSPTYLAEVWKEYSKGDSRYVGRDSAVVAIEGITAVLEGPACILAAYAIATRKSYSHILQIAIALGQLYGTAVYFVTSYLEGDNFAASPIYYYSYYIFANSFWVWIPSLIVIRSWKKICAAVDNTQEHKKTKRR is encoded by the exons ATGGCCGGAGTTGACGCATCGGAACCGATTCACCCTTTCATACCTGCAGATCTCATTCTGCAGGATTATGTGCCGATTATACTCTCTCAATCTACAATTCTCAGTGTTTATGGCTGCGCTTCCCTCCTTGTCGTCTCCTTCGTCTGGATCCTCGCAG GGCGATTTCCTAGAATAACAAAACTTGACAAAGTTCTAATGTGCTGGTGGGTTTTCACTGGGCTCACCCACATGATCCTCGAGGGTTACTTTGTTTTCACTCCAGAATTTTTCAAGCAGACATCTCCCACTTACCTTGCAGAAGTTT GGAAAGAATACAGCAAAGGTGACTCCAGATACGTTGGAAGAGATTCAGCTGTAGTTGCCATTGAAGGAATCACAGCTGTTCTTGAGGGTCCAGCTTGCATTCTAGCTGC GTATGCTATAGCAACAAGAAAGTCATATAGTCATATTCTTCAAATAGCTATTGCTCTTGGACAACTGTATGGGACAGCTGTCTATTTCGTAACTTCATACTTAGAAGGTGATAACTTTGCTGCAAGTCCGATTTACTACTATTCTTATTACATCTTTGCAAATTCATTTTGGGTTTGGATACCTTCATTGATTGTCATCCGATCATGGAAGAAGATATGTGCTGCTGTAGACAACACACAAGAACACAAAAAGACCAAAAGGCGTTAG
- the LOC111889260 gene encoding 40S ribosomal protein S27-2 encodes MGLSNDFDLLNPPAELEKKMHKLKRLVQSPNSFFMDVKCQGCFNITTVFSHSQTVVVCGNCQTVLCQPTGGRARLTEGCSFRRKGD; translated from the exons ATG GGTCTGTCAAACGATTTCGATCTGCTTAACCCTCCAGctgagttggagaagaagatgcaTAAGTTGAAACGTCTGGTCCAGTCACCAAACTCTTTCTTCATG GACGTGAAGTGCCAGGGTTGTTTCAACAT CACAACTGTATTTAGCCACTCCCAAACCGTGGTGGTATGTGGAAACTGTCAGACGGTGTTGTGCCAGCCGACCGGTGGTCGTGCCAGACTAACTGAAGGATGCTCTTTCCGGCGGAAGGGTGATTGA